The following proteins are encoded in a genomic region of Liolophura sinensis isolate JHLJ2023 chromosome 7, CUHK_Ljap_v2, whole genome shotgun sequence:
- the LOC135470104 gene encoding telomerase RNA component interacting RNase-like, producing MSHSWNTPSQGQQGGFNKFANDGSFMDMFRRKMEEEKEKNSGSQSTNTKMTMPSSSSTSAQLNSKEEPKSTTNNGTLPASEKPSILSFVGKRRGGKVLKTGAVKKVRKEEEKTSESKDAWALYLDEVKKYKSQMCVDEDKTRPLVK from the exons ATGTCACATAGCTGGAACACTCCGTCACAAGGACAGCAGGGAGGATTCAACAAATTCGCAAACGATGGCAGTTTTATGGACATGTTTAGAAGGAAAATGGAAGaggagaaagagaaaaacagtGGGTCGCAGTCGACgaacacaaaaatgacaatGCCATCATCGTCGTCAACGTCAGCTCAGTTGAACTCAAAGGAAGAGCCGAAATCGACAACGAACAATGGGACGCTTCCAGCCTCCGAAAAGCCCAGTATCTTGTCTTTT GTTGGGAAAAGACGGGGTGGAAAAGTTCTGAAAACTGGAGCAGTGAAGAAGGTCCGGAAAGAGGAAGAGAAG acgTCAGAAAGTAAAGACGCATGGGCTCTATACCTTGATGAAGTAAAGAAATACAAAAGTCAGATGTGTGTTGATGAGGACAAGACTAGACCTCTTGTAAAGTAA